A window of the Tenebrio molitor chromosome 1, icTenMoli1.1, whole genome shotgun sequence genome harbors these coding sequences:
- the LOC138122273 gene encoding N-acetylneuraminate 9-O-acetyltransferase: protein MNSDKSRIEKIIDQINAVNAKKIALLLVIGFACYHGILHVRYGTNSCKWLLSDGRYKGDQEWQPYGCMLHRYTKIDTRKCLRYLAFYGTKTHFIFVGDKRIQDLYMTFVNHLKQEEEVMLIPLQDVTKNLTHIDNKLKLKVEFFGISFVSKLMVDKFRQWQVSKEAPSVIIGGCALEPIKISNASLGMVEEYKVNLTRLVQPISKLHKRKTKILWALQEPVNPDKLKLDVQMINNEVIDLYNKAAIEILHYTEAELWRSLKLVGEGMISESPDGIYLAPRPLQYDIQILLNMYCNDYMNFNDGTCCSSMEQYTMLQVVTFAILCICVTVAVVMILHRLVMQWKGRPIHEYNQLPENEFQTQTAAPGSYYNLFGSLAKMALIMSYFFVCDRTNFFMKENKYYSEFSFWLPIGYVTVLGLFFTEDSKYTKVLHRDQLNEWKGWMQLVILVYHITGASRILPINMHIKVLISAYLFLLGYEQFCCVWQRGDIGIVSFFRVLFQLNFMTVTLCLCMNRPYQFYYFVPLLSFWYLMTYCFMAFPPHITAQNSENNVMQYFYLLIKFIVLFTVITILFMSEVFFEKVFVTRPWKALFVTTDDDIREWWFRWKLDRYSIMYGMSFAVILLLAQRYNIYDDNNHSNLFSRGLALTGTLAAIMGIGCYIIITFLCSSELECSEIHSYIVFIPIVGYIVLRNISGILRTRYSSLFAWFGEISLELFISQYHIWLAADTHGVLVLIPGYPVLNVMITSFIFVCASHEVHRLTKVLLPYAVPADWKCVLRNFILFLAILVPIGINDGMF from the exons ATGAATAGTGACAAATCTCGGATAGAGAAAATTATTGATCAAATTAATGCTGTTAATGCAAAGAAAATTGCACTACTTTTAGTGATAGGATTTGCTTGTTATCATGGAATCCTTCACGTCCGTTATG GGACAAATTCTTGTAAGTGGCTATTGTCTGATGGTCGATACAAAGGGGACCAAGAATGGCAGCCTTATGGATGCATGTTGCATCGTTATACCAAGAT tgATACAAGAAAATGTTTACGTTACTTAGCCTTTTATGGAACTAagacacattttatttttgttggagACAAGAGGATACAAGATTTATATATGACATTTGTGAACCACCTTAAGCAGGAAGAAGAAGTGATGTTAATACCTTTACAAGATGTTACCAAAAATTTAACTCACattgataataaattaaaattgaaagttgaattttttggtaTATCTTTTGTTTCTAAATTAATGGTTGACAAATTCAG acaGTGGCAAGTATCCAAAGAAGCTCCATCTGTGATAATTGGTGGATGTGCATTGGAACCTATTAAGATTTCAAATGCTTCATTAGGAATGGTTGAAGAGtataaagtaaatttaacACGCCTTGTTCAACCAATTAGTAAACTTCATAAgagaaaaactaaaattttatggGCATTACAAGAACCagtaaatcctgataaattaaaattagatgTGCAAATGATCAATAATGAAGTAATTGATTTATATAATAAAGCAGCTATTGag ATTTTACATTATACTGAAGCAGAATTATGGCGTAGTTTGAAGCTGGTTGGTGAAGGCATGATTTCTGAGAGTCCAGATGGAATATATTTAGCACCAAGACCTTTGCAGTATGATATCCAGATCCTGCTCAATATGTATTGTAATGATTACATGAACTTTAATGATGGAACATGTTGCAGTTCAATGGAACAATATACAATGTTACAAGTGGTTACATTTGCCATTCTGTGCATATG TGTGACCGTTGCCGTTGTGATGATCCTCCATCGACTGGTAATGCAGTGGAAAGGTCGGCCTATTCATGAATACAATCAATTACCAGAAAATGAATTTCAAACACAAACAGCTGCTCCCGGAAGTTACTACAACCTCTTCGGTTCCCTCGCAAAGATGGCGCTCATTATGTCGTATTTTTTCGTATGTGATCGCACCAATTTCTTCATGAAGGAAAATAAATACTACTCTGAATTTAGTTTTTGGCTTCCAATCGGCTATGTCACTGTATTAGGTTTATTTTTTACCGAAGATAGTAAATACACCAAAGTATTACATCGCGATCAGTTGAATGAATGGAAAGGCTGGATGCAGCTAGTCATTTTAGTCTATCACATAACGGGTGCAAGTCGCATCTTACCCATTAATATGCACAttaaagtattaatttctgcgtatttatttttattaggcTATGAACAGTTTTGTTGTGTTTGGCAACGTGGTGACATAGGTATAGTTAGTTTTTTTCGAGTGCTCTTCCAATTGAACTTCATGACCGTAACGCTTTGCTTATGCATGAATAGACCATatcagttttattattttgtgccATTACTATCATTCTGGTATTTGATGACATATTGTTTTATGGCCTTTCCACCTCACATAACAGCtcaaaattcagaaaataatgtaatgcaatatttttatctgttaattaaatttattgtactTTTTACTGTCATCACTATATTGTTTATGTCGGAAGTATTCTTTGAAAAAGTCTTTGTTACCAGACCTTGGAAAGCTTTATTTGTTACCACAGATGATGATATTCGTGAGTGGTGGTTTAGGTGGAAACTAGATAGATATTCTATTATGTACGGAATGAGTTTCGCTGTTATCTTACTTTTAGCTCAAAGATACAATATTTACGATGATAACAATCATAGCAATCTATTTTCAAGGGGCCTAGCGTTGACTGGCACATTAGCGGCAATAATGGGCATAGGTTGTTACATAATTATAACTTTTTTGTGTTCTAGTGAATTAGAATGTAGCGAAATTCATTCGTATATAGTTTTTATTCCAATTGTGGGGTACATAGTTTTAAGAAATATTTCTGGAATCTTAAGAACAAGATATTCCAGCTTATTCGCTTGGTTTGGCGAAATTTCTCTAGAATTATTCATAAGTCAGTACCATATTTGGCTTGCGGCTGATACACATGGTGTTTTGGTACTTATTCCGGGTTATCCCGTTTTAAACGTGATGATTACgtcgtttatttttgtttgtgctTCACATGAAGTACATCGATTAACCAAAGTATTGCTGCCATACGCAGTTCCAGCCGATTGGAAGTGTGTTTTGagaaatttcattttgtttctaGCTATTTTAGTACCTATTGGAATAAATGACGGTATGTTTTAA